In the Kitasatospora terrestris genome, one interval contains:
- the nrdR gene encoding transcriptional regulator NrdR, whose translation MHCPFCRHPDSRVVDSRASDDGSSIRRRRQCPDCSRRFTTVETATLMVIKRSGVTEPFSREKVISGVRKACQGRPVTEDALAQLGQRVEECVRASGSAELSTHDVGLAILGPLKELDVVAYLRFASVYRAFDNLEDFEAAIAELRAGQPLAAEEGTPVPIPAAAR comes from the coding sequence GTGCACTGCCCCTTCTGCCGGCACCCGGACAGCCGGGTCGTCGACAGTCGCGCGAGCGACGACGGAAGCTCGATCCGGCGCCGTCGCCAGTGCCCCGACTGCAGCCGACGCTTCACCACGGTGGAGACCGCCACCCTGATGGTGATCAAGCGCAGCGGCGTCACCGAGCCGTTCAGCCGCGAAAAGGTGATCTCCGGTGTCCGCAAGGCCTGCCAGGGCCGCCCGGTCACCGAGGACGCGCTCGCGCAGCTCGGTCAGCGGGTCGAGGAGTGCGTCCGCGCCAGCGGCAGCGCCGAACTGTCGACCCACGATGTCGGTCTGGCCATACTCGGCCCCCTGAAGGAGCTGGACGTCGTCGCGTACCTGAGGTTCGCGTCCGTCTACCGGGCCTTCGACAACCTCGAGGACTTCGAGGCTGCCATCGCGGAACTCCGCGCCGGGCAGCCCCTCGCCGCGGAGGAGGGCACCCCGGTGCCGATCCCCGCCGCCGCGCGCTGA